From a single Rhodococcus qingshengii JCM 15477 genomic region:
- a CDS encoding PucR family transcriptional regulator, protein MTIAVRWMLAQPDLALELKGGAQGVGREITFAHATELLDPFRWLTGGEFILTTGIRLPSTQQKRGRYLRMLDAAGVAAVGFGTGLSYPEVPADLVAVADEIGLPLIEVPLPTPFAAVVKRVMSRLAEQEYEAVLRASRAQPRMTRAVISGGTAATVRELAIATSATVLLLDVAGRVLESSPQLPTDDVIDELRATLGGGASSSVTLARSGASIAVQQISVGRTPYGYLAVISASALSYVDQILLGHANSLLALDFEKPARLRATQDQLNSHALGLLLTEDRDPAPAWQQIRQAADGEGMIRGLTVLADTSDVAGRLGAEIAEFMNKAGRQLFSRINDTRVTVLLRGTDDVEFARELLGGVSRSDLRALRVGLSARRVVAALAVAVEQSQLCASAAEIGGEPLEFAALTGSVLLSFDSTREVLNTLAETMITPIEDYDRDNGTELLASLRAFLEANGHWEAAAITMGVHRHTLRSRMAKVESLIDCRLEVARVRAELLLSIIARQS, encoded by the coding sequence ATGACGATCGCTGTGCGGTGGATGTTGGCGCAGCCGGACCTCGCGCTGGAACTCAAAGGCGGCGCCCAGGGCGTCGGTCGCGAAATCACATTTGCGCACGCCACGGAGTTGCTCGACCCTTTCCGATGGTTGACCGGCGGCGAATTCATCCTCACCACCGGCATCCGATTGCCGTCCACTCAGCAAAAGCGCGGCCGTTATCTCCGAATGCTCGACGCGGCAGGTGTGGCGGCGGTCGGGTTCGGGACCGGACTCTCGTATCCCGAGGTTCCGGCCGATCTGGTGGCTGTCGCCGACGAGATCGGACTCCCGCTCATCGAGGTGCCGTTGCCGACGCCTTTTGCTGCCGTCGTCAAGCGCGTAATGAGCCGGTTGGCAGAGCAGGAATACGAAGCTGTCCTCCGGGCGTCGCGGGCGCAACCGCGGATGACGCGTGCCGTCATTTCCGGCGGAACTGCCGCAACCGTGCGTGAACTGGCGATCGCAACCTCGGCGACGGTGCTTCTTCTCGACGTCGCCGGAAGAGTTCTCGAGAGCTCACCTCAACTGCCGACGGACGACGTGATCGACGAACTGCGAGCAACTCTCGGTGGCGGTGCCTCCAGTAGCGTGACGCTCGCAAGGTCTGGAGCGTCGATCGCGGTGCAGCAGATCAGCGTCGGGCGAACGCCGTACGGATACCTGGCGGTGATCAGTGCTTCGGCGCTCAGCTACGTCGATCAGATACTGCTCGGTCACGCGAACTCGTTGTTGGCGTTGGACTTCGAGAAACCTGCGCGCCTGCGTGCTACTCAGGATCAGTTGAATTCGCACGCCCTCGGGCTGCTGCTCACCGAGGATCGCGACCCGGCGCCGGCATGGCAACAGATCAGGCAGGCCGCCGACGGCGAGGGAATGATCCGAGGATTGACAGTTCTTGCCGACACGTCCGACGTAGCGGGACGCCTCGGAGCCGAGATTGCCGAGTTCATGAACAAGGCAGGGCGGCAGTTGTTCTCGCGGATCAACGACACTCGCGTCACGGTGCTGCTGCGTGGAACCGACGACGTCGAGTTCGCCCGAGAGTTGCTCGGCGGGGTATCGAGGTCGGATCTTCGCGCGCTTCGTGTCGGCTTGAGCGCGCGACGGGTGGTCGCTGCGCTGGCGGTCGCCGTCGAACAGTCCCAGCTGTGTGCGTCGGCGGCGGAAATCGGTGGCGAACCTTTGGAATTCGCGGCGCTGACCGGAAGTGTGCTGCTGTCTTTCGATTCGACGCGTGAAGTGCTCAACACGCTGGCGGAAACGATGATCACACCGATCGAGGACTACGACCGTGACAACGGCACCGAACTGCTGGCGTCGCTGCGGGCATTTCTCGAGGCCAACGGACACTGGGAAGCGGCCGCCATCACGATGGGCGTCCACCGGCACACGCTGCGAAGCCGAATGGCGAAGGTGGAGAGCCTAATCGACTGTCGGCTGGAAGTGGCCAGGGTTCGGGCGGAACTACTGCTCTCGATCATTGCCCGGCAATCGTGA